A genomic region of Cytophagia bacterium CHB2 contains the following coding sequences:
- a CDS encoding amino acid synthesis family protein — MEISEDLLRRIVRETLHELGPDADPALLRKVVLEVIRKLQREQQSSQPIQP, encoded by the coding sequence ATGGAAATTTCTGAAGACCTGCTGCGCCGCATTGTGCGCGAAACCCTCCACGAGTTGGGGCCAGACGCTGATCCGGCGTTGCTGCGCAAAGTCGTCCTGGAAGTAATTCGCAAACTGCAGCGTGAGCAGCAATCATCGCAACCCATTCAACCTTGA
- a CDS encoding Glu/Leu/Phe/Val dehydrogenase produces MESATQFKYVEAAPIKASDDDPFESMMARFKVAAEILNLDPGVYEYLRTPLRQIIVSVPIQMDDGKIEVFEGYRVIHNEVRGPSKGGIRYTPDLNLSEVKALAAWMTWKCAVANIPFGGAKGGVKCDPKNLTKVELEKITRRYTASLLEIFGPERDVPAPDVNTNEQVMGWIMDTYSMHMRHTTTAVVTGKPIFLGGSQGRVEATGKGVVITTHAMMEKMNMAPQDTRVAIQGFGNVGSVAAKEFVEIGCKVVAISDVTGAYYNAKGLDIEAAINHRNANKGLLEGFKGGDVISNAELLELECDVLAPCALEDQINSRNADRIKARIIAEGANGPTSAKADPILANRDIVVIPDILCNAGGVTVSYFEWVQDRMGYFWTKEDVFSRLTRMLNEALHDVTVTADKYKVNMRIAAYVLAIDRVAKTLALRGIYG; encoded by the coding sequence ATGGAAAGCGCGACTCAATTCAAGTATGTTGAAGCTGCCCCAATCAAAGCGAGCGATGACGATCCCTTTGAATCGATGATGGCCCGTTTCAAAGTGGCGGCAGAAATTTTGAATCTCGACCCGGGTGTCTACGAGTACTTACGCACGCCGCTGCGGCAAATCATCGTGTCTGTGCCGATTCAAATGGATGACGGCAAAATCGAAGTTTTCGAAGGCTATCGCGTCATTCACAACGAAGTGCGCGGGCCTTCCAAGGGCGGCATTCGTTACACGCCGGATTTGAATCTTTCCGAAGTGAAAGCGCTTGCAGCGTGGATGACGTGGAAATGCGCCGTGGCCAATATCCCCTTCGGCGGGGCCAAAGGCGGGGTGAAATGCGATCCCAAAAATCTGACGAAAGTCGAGCTGGAGAAGATCACGCGGCGTTATACCGCGAGTTTGCTGGAAATTTTCGGCCCGGAGCGCGATGTGCCGGCGCCCGATGTCAACACCAACGAGCAGGTCATGGGGTGGATCATGGACACTTATTCCATGCACATGCGCCACACCACCACGGCCGTGGTCACCGGCAAGCCGATTTTTCTCGGCGGCTCGCAGGGCCGCGTTGAGGCCACCGGCAAGGGCGTCGTCATCACGACGCACGCGATGATGGAGAAAATGAACATGGCGCCGCAAGACACGCGCGTCGCCATTCAGGGTTTCGGCAATGTCGGCTCTGTTGCAGCCAAGGAATTCGTCGAAATCGGTTGCAAGGTCGTTGCCATCAGCGATGTCACCGGAGCTTATTACAACGCAAAAGGCCTGGATATCGAAGCGGCGATCAATCATCGCAACGCCAACAAGGGCCTGCTCGAAGGCTTCAAAGGCGGCGACGTGATTTCAAATGCCGAGTTGCTCGAATTGGAATGCGACGTACTCGCGCCCTGCGCGTTGGAAGATCAAATCAACAGCCGCAACGCCGATCGCATCAAAGCCCGCATCATAGCGGAAGGCGCCAACGGCCCGACCAGCGCGAAGGCCGATCCCATTCTCGCCAATCGTGATATCGTCGTCATTCCCGACATTTTGTGCAACGCCGGCGGCGTGACGGTGAGCTATTTCGAATGGGTGCAGGATCGCATGGGGTATTTCTGGACGAAAGAAGATGTGTTCAGCCGCTTGACGCGCATGCTGAACGAGGCGCTGCACGACGTTACTGTTACCGCCGACAAGTACAAAGTCAACATGCGCATTGCCGCATACGTGCTTGCCATTGATCGCGTCGCCAAAACATTGGCATTGCGAGGAATTTACGGATGA